In the genome of Methylomagnum ishizawai, the window GCGGCAGTTCTTGATCGCCATCACCGCGTCGCACTCGCTGGGTTTGCCCAGGAGCTTGACGACCTGGTCGAACTCCATGCCCATCTTCAATTGATCGTAATTGCGCTGGTTGACCGGGCTGCCGCAACCCGCCAAGCCCAAGGCCAATCCCGCCATCAGTATGATCCGCCGACCCGCGCCCCACGTGGAATGCTTCATCTCAGGCTCCCCGAATGAATGGAAGCGGCGATTCTAACCCGGCATCCACCGCTCCGTAACCGCCGTCGGCGATCCGCTCGCCTTGCCCCGGCTTCTAAGGTTATAACTTCCCATCAACGCCGCCCTCGGTCCCGATGGCGCGGCATCGAACACTCCCTTGCCACAGGACTTCCCGCGATGACAGCGAAACCCGGTTTCTCCACGCATAAACAGCGGACGATCAAATCTTTCCAAGGCCATTTGGAAGGCCGGGAATCCCCCGGCCACCCCTTGGAAATATTCCTGGAAATCAGCAACGTCTGTAATCTGAAATGCGCCATGTGCAGCGTGTTTTCCGAGCTGAATCCCTACCGTTTGTACGCCCTCAAATCGGAGGAACGCGGTTTCCTCGATCCCAAGTATATCGAAGCCCTGGAACCCCTGTTATCCCATACCCTGCTGGTGCATTGCTATGGCTATGGCGAACCCACCGTGCATCCCGAATTCGTGGGCTTATTGGATTCCATCCTGCGATACGAGGTGCTGGTGGATTTCTTCACCAACGGCATGAACCTCGGCGAGGAACTTTGCCAATTCCTGGTGGACCGCAAAATCTTCCGGGTCACGGTGAGTTTCTCCGGCGCTTCCCCGGAGGATTATGAGAACGTCTACCTGGGCGGCGGATTCGATACCGTGCTGGACGGTCTCGCCCGCTTGCACCGTATCAAGACCGAACGCGGTAGCCGTTACCCCGAGATTGAGATCAACTCCATCGCCTTCCAGCACCATATGGACCGCATCGTGGACTTCGTGGCGTTGATGGCCGACCGCGGCGTCAATACGATTTACCTGAAACCCATGCACGCCTACGAAACCCTGCCCATGCTGCACGCCCATGGCGCGGTGATGCGGCCCCAGGTGGAAGGCAAGTTACTGGAAGCAGCCCACCGCCTGGCCCGCCAGCGCGGCTTGGCCCTGGTCGATGAATTCAGCAATGTCGCCACCGCCGCCACGCCCGAGGAGGAAGCCACCGTGCGGGGCCGCTTGCTCTGGGGCAGGGGCGACGGCAACGTCGCCACCGTGCCCATCGCCGAACTCAAACAGACCGCCAAGACCGTCAAGGCCCTGGTCCCGCCCAAGGCGGAACGCGCCCGGCCCGCCACCGCCATGGACCAAACGGCAGCAACCATCGATCAATTCCTGGATATCCGCACCCCGGAACCGGCCACCGGGTTCCAATGCTCCCAGCCCTTCAAAACCTTCTATGTCAACCAACAAGGCGCGGTGCGGCCTTGTTGTTTCGGTTTTTCCAATGCCTACCTGGGCCATCTCGACGCCCACGACGGCGAGGCGATTTGGAGCGGCATCGGATTCTCCCAAACCCGGGCGGCGATACGCCAAGGCCAATACCCGATGAAAATCTGCGCGGCCTGTCTGAAGCAAAAGAGCTATCCCAAGATCGATAACTTTTGGAGCATGGTTTCAGCCTATGCCGGTTGGTACAAAGCCAGGTTCGGGGAAGCCTTTCCCGCCATGGCCGATTATGCCCAGCTTTATATCGACAGCGGCGAAGGCTTCAGCGAGGCCGAATCCATCATCCACGGCGTGGCCAATACCCAGGACGTGCAAACCCTGGAATTCAAGCTGGGCACCCGGCCCGCGCCGCGCAACCTGCGGCTGGACCCCATGAACGGTCCCACCGCCGTCGCCATCCACAAAATCACCGCCCTCGGGCCGGACGGGCGGGAACATCCGGTCCGCTTCCTGCCGCTGAACATGACGGAAGCGCGGACGGGCCAGATGGTGTTCGCCTGCCAAGACCCGCAAATCGCCCTGGTGGGCTTCCCGGCGGAAAGCTGCCACAGCCTGGTGGTGGCGCTGAGCTACGCCCAGGAAACCCTGGAACAAGTGCTGGCCCAACGCCAGGGCAGCGCCTATTGCGCCCAGTTGTTCATCGACACCGGAACGGGCTATAGCGAGGCGGACTCGATGATCCAGCCCTTGATCCCAAGCCTGGGGCGGCAGGATATCGCGTTCGAGTTGGGAGAAAGAGCCGGGATTCAGGCGTTCCGTTTCGACCCGATCAACACGGCGGCGCGGATGGTCATCCACGAGGCCGAGGCCATCGACCACACCGGGAAGCCGCATCCTTTGGCGGTCACTCTATCCAACTTCAGCGGGCAACGGGATGGCGTCCTGTTGTTCGAAACCGACGATCCGCAAATCCATCTGGAGGCCGCGCCCGACCGGCAATATCGCCAACTGCGGTTTTCCATCGGCTACCAATTGCTCGCGCCCCAATAGGCCGGACGCGGGCATAAAAAAGGCCGGCCCGGAAACCGGGTCGGCCCGCGCACTTCCCGGCAAAGGGAATCAGGGGGTTTTCGGACAGACAACGGCGGCGTATTCCACGTCAGTGATCTCGATGGACAACCAATTTTCGGGAATCTTCGGATCGGCCCCCAGGAAGGTCAGCACCTTGCCTTTCAAATCGGCCACGGTGCGGGGATTATCGAGAATCTTGATATCCAGCGGCTTCTTGAAATTATTCGCCACCAAGTTTTCCAGCGCCTGCTGGTCCGCCGTATTGGTCGCCTGCAACTTGCCGACGATGGTGAAAATGACCTTGTCGAAATGGTAGATGGCGGTCGATGTCGTCCCGGTGGTGGACACGGGGCAGGTGACATAGGCCGGTTTACCCACGCCATCGACCGGGGGCACCGCCGACACCGCGGCGCTGGCATAGATGGAAGCCGCGGCGAACAGCGGTGCCAGGAAAATGATGCGTTTGCTCATGCTCATGATGGTTTCCTCGAAAGAAGCGGAATCGTTTGGCCACCCACGCCCCGGCGGGAGTTCCCCCGCCCGCCGGAACGGCAGCGTCCCTGATCGGGCTTGGGATGGACCCAAGCCCGGAGAGCAGTGTAAAACTCGGGAAAACCAGTATCAGTGATTTATTGCCTGAAATAAGCGGTCATATTAACCGCGATACCTGGCCGGACTATAGATATACGATTTGACAACGCTTATGGCCGGGAAATATGACGCTTCCATGAAGGATAGACGCTATGTATAAATACCTAATAATCGGCCTTTTTTCACAGTATGGATAAAATTCGTCGGCGTTGATTTGAAAACCCGCAGAATATCCAGTAACCGCCGGAATCCTCCCGGCCAGCGCCGCTTCAGGCCGTGGCCCACGACCTACAATCTGTAGATACAAGGACGGGCATGAGCACATGCCCACGGCTGAGCACACACCCAAACCGAAAATGCTTTAGGAGCCCGCCGCCTCCCGCTCGAACCAACGATACAGCGCGGGCAACACCACTAAGGTCAGCAAGGTGGACGAGATCAAACCGCCGATCACCACGATGGCGAGCGGCCTTTGCACCTCCGAACCCGGCCCGGTCGAGAACAGGAAGGGAATCAGGCCCAGCATGGCGACGGTCGCGGTCATCATCACCGGGCGGAAACGCTGGCGGCAACCCTCGGCGATGGCTTCCCGTTGCGGCAAGCCCTGCCCGCGCAAACCCCGGATATAGGACACCAACACCACGCCATTCAACACCGCGATACCCCACAAGGTGATGAAGCCCACCGAGGCCGGCACCGACAGATATTCCCCGGTCAGGTACAGCGAAACGATGCCGCCCATGGACGCGAACGGCAGCACCAGGATGATGAGCGCGGCGAACCTGAGCGAATTGAACAACAGGAACAATAAGAAGAAGATCGCCCCGATGGTGATGGGGATGATGAGCTTGAGCCGGTTCATGGCCCGTTCCAGGTTTTCGAACTGCCCGCCCCACCGCAGGAAATAACCGGGCGGCAGTTTTATCTCCGCGCCCACCTTTTGCTGCAATTCTGCCACGAAGCCGCCGAGGTCGCGGCCCCGGACATTGGCCCCGATCACGATGCGGCGCTTGGCCATTTCCCGGCTGATCTGGGCCGGGCCGTCCACCACCCGGACCTGGGCCAGATCGTCCAGCCGCACCAAAGCTCCGTTGGGCGATTTCAGGAGGATTTCGCCGATGGCCTCGGGACTGCCGCGGAAGTTTTCCGGGAACCTGACCACCGCCGAGAAGCGCCGCTCGCCCTCGTAGACCTCGGTGCTGACCCGCCCGCCGATGGCGGTCTCGATGATATCGTTGATATCGGCCACATTGATGCCATGGCGGGCGATGGCGCGGCGGTCGATATCGATGGTCAGGTATTGCTGGCCGCTGAGACGCTCCACCCGAATATCGGCGCTGCCCTCGACCGTGTTCAGCACCCTCACGATTGCGTCGGCCAGCCGCTTGAGTTCGGCCAAATCGTCGCCGAACACCTTGATGGCGATATCGGAGCGCACTCCCGTGACCATCTCGTCCACCCGGTCGGAAATCGGCTGGGCCATCACCACCTGCACCCCCGGCAAGACCTTGAGCTTCTCGCGGATAGCCTCCGTCACCGTAGTTTGGTCCCAGCCTTCCGGCATGGCCGCGCGCGGCTTCAAGGTGGCGATGGGGGTGGATTCATTTTCCGGCTGGGGATCGGTGGGGCTTTCGCTGCGGCCCAGTTGCGACACCACCCCGGCCACGCCCGGCACCTCCATCACCAGCCGCATGGCTTCCGCTTCCAGCTTGATCGACTCGGCCAGCGACATGCTGGGCACCCGGTTGATGCCCGGCACGATGGTCCCCTCGTTCATCTCCGGGATGAACGAGGAACCCAGGAAGGGCAAGAGCGACAGGCTCAAGCCCAGCACCGCCACCGCCGCCACCACCACCGTGACCGGATTCCCCAGCGCCACATCCAATAGCTTGAGATAGGGCCGCTTCATGAAGGCGATAACGGGCGTATCGTGTTCGGCCCCGCCCTTGAGCAGATAGGCGCACAGGACCGGCGACAGGGTCAACGACAGCACCAGCGAAACCAGCAAGGCGATGGCGATGGTATAGGCCAGGGGGGCGAACAGCTTGCCCTCGATGCCTTCCAGGGTCATCAAGGGCAGGAACACCAGACAGATGATGCCCACCCCGAACAGCACCGGCGTCGCCACCTCGGTCGCCGCCAGCAGCACGGTCAAGAGGCGGTCGCCCTTGTCCTTGGCCTCGCCCAGATGGCGGAAGGTGTTCTCCACCACCACCACCGAGCCGTCCACCATGATGCCGATGGCGATGGCCAGCCCTCCCAGCGACATCAGGTTGGCGGAAATGCCGAAATGGTTCATCGCCATGAAGGTGCAGAGCGGCGTGACCACCAGGGTCGCCACCACGATCAGGCTGGACCTGAGATCGCCCAGATAGAGCAGCAAGACCACCACCACCAGGGCCACGCCTTCAAGCAAGACCTTGGCGACGGTATGGACGGCGGCGTCCACCAGTTCGGAACGGTCGTAGAACGGCACGATCCTCAGCCCGTCCGGCAGCATGTCCTGGCCGTTGATCTCTTCCACCCGCTGCTTGACCTGGGACACGATGCGCTTGGCGTTGCCGCCACGGATCGACAGGACGATGCCGCCCACCGCTTCGGTCACGCCGTTATTGATGACCGCGCCCGAACGTCCGGCCGCCCCGATCCGCACCTCGGCCACGTCGCGGATGAAGACCGGCGTGCCGTCGATCTCCTTGAGGACGATTTCCTCGATATCCTCCACACCCTCGATCAAGCCCACGCCGCGGATCAGGTATTGCTCGGCGTAGCGCGGCAGCTTGCCGCCGCCGCTGTTGGCGTTGTTGAGCGCCAGGGCGGTATAGACCTCCTTCAGCGTCAACCCGTAATGGCGCAGGCGGTCGGGATTGGGCAGCACTTGGTATTGGCGTTCCAGGCCGCCGATGGAATTGATCTCGGCCACGCCCGGCACCCCGCGCAACAAGGGCCGCACCACCCAGTCCTGGACGGTGCGGCGGTCGGTCAGTTCCTGGAGGGTCAGTTCGCGGCCGCCGTCGTCCGGGCGTTCGAGGGTGTATTGATAAACCTCGCCCAAACCCGATGACACCGGCCCCAACACCGGCGTGACGCCTTCCGGCAGGTTCGCCGCCGCCTCGATCAGGCGCTCCAGCACCAATTGGCGGGCGAAATAAACATCGGTGTCGTCGCTGAACACCAGGACGATCTGGGACAGGGCGTTGCGGTTGACCGAACGCAACTCGGCCAGGCCTGGGAGGCCGGTCATGGCGATTTCCAGCGGCACGGTGACGAAGCGCTCGACCTCCTCCGGCGAGCGGCCCGGCGCTTCCACCGCCACCTGCACCTGGACATTGGTCACATCGGGGAAGGCATCGACCGAGAGTTGCCGGAAGGCCACCACCCCGGCGGCGACCAAGGCCAGGGCGATCACCAGCACGATCAGCCGCTGCCCGAGCGCGGCGCGGATCAAACCCTCCATGGCGGGCTACTCCAATTCCTTGCGGATGCGCTCGTTGTTGAGATGGAACGCGCCGTCCACCACGATGCGCTGGCCGTAGCTCAAACCTTCCACCACCCGCCGCCGCCCATCCTGCTCCACGCCCAGCGCCACCGGGCGCAGTTCGAAATGGTCGCCGCCGGTCTGCACGAACACATGGTCGCGGTCGTCCACCCGCACCACCGCCTGGGCCGGAATCACCAGCCCCGGTTCCGAGGAACGGCGGATCACCATGTTCGCCAGCATCTCCGGTTTGATCCGGTGTTGGGCGTTTTCAACCGCCATCCGCACCGTTACGGTGCGCGTGATCGGGTTCACGGTGTCGGCCACATAAATCAAGCGCCCGGTGATGCGCTGCTGGAGCAGGGCCGGGATTTCCACCTCGGCATAGCGGCCCAGCTCGACCCGGTGGGCGTCCTGCTCCGGGGCTTCCGCCACCACCCAAACCTGGGACAGGTCGGCGACGGTGAACAAATCGTCGGCGGGCTGGGCGATTTGCCCCACCGATATCTGGCGCTCCAGCACCGTTCCGGTGAGGGTGGCCGTCACCGGGGTCATGGAATCGATATGGCCGGTCTCGGCCAAACGGCGGATGGCGGCGGAACTCATGCCCATGACTTCCAACTGGCCATCGCCGGCCCGGAGTTCGACCTCGGCCTCGGCCAAGGCACCTTCCCGCTCGTGCAGGGTGGCTTGGCTGATGATGCCTTCCTCGAACAAACGCCGCGCCCGCTGCACCGCCAAGCGCTGCAAACCGACCTGGGTCTTGGCCTTGAGATAGGCGGCCTGGGCGGCCCCCAGTTCGGTGCTGTTGATGAGGGCCAGGACATCGCCCTTCTGGACGCTTTGGCCGATGAAGGCTTTGATCTCGGTGACGCGGCCACTGATGCTGGGACCGATGCGGGCCACGCGGTGTTCGTCCAGGGCCACCCGGCCCGGCAGCCGCAGGGTTTCGGTGAAATGGGCCTCGGCCACCGGCTCGATCACCAGCTTTTGCAAAAGCGCGGGCGGGGCGTGGACGGATAGCTCGGTGGCCTGGGAAGGGACGGGGGCGATACCGGCCCAGGCATTAGGCAGGATCAGCGCGAGCATCCAGGCGAGCGGTAGTTTCATCGAATCCTCGGGAATGAGCGAATATAGCGGATATCCGCACAGGAACAGCAAGGCCGATGCCAGCGGCGGACGCGGCTATACCCGGCCTTGGGCCAAGACCGGCGTCATCCAGTAATGCAGCCCGGTCCCGGCGAACTCGGTGGTAAGACGCTCGACCAGCCGGAACAGTTCGGCCTCCGGCGCATGCAGATCGAACCGGATTTGGCGCTTGCGGCCCGCGACCTGCTCGGCCAGGGTCAAGCCTTGGTGGCGGCTGGAATGGCCGTTCACCGGGAAGGTGCTGAACCCATGATCGGGCAGGCATTCGAGCAGCCAATCGACCAGGGACTCTTCCAGGCTGGGCGGGCAAATCAGGGTCAACAGGGTGGATTCGGGCATGGGCAGATTCCTGGGTTTTCGGGTTGGGTTGGGGTGGCGCGGAGCCGTGGGGGATTTTAGCGCGGCGCGGGCGGCGATAACCGGATGACGGCGGCCACCCAAGAAGTTCTCCCGTGTTGCCCGCGCTCGCGGTAGTTCCCGCCCTGGCTCAATACCTCATCGAAAGCCCGCCGCCGCCAAGGAATCGGACTCCGCCAGCAATCACATCGTCAGTCGCCTCGGACCTCCATCGCTCCAAACAAAGAACAAGGCCCGGATAGATGCTCTAATAAAGAACATATAAAACGCTTTATCCGTCGCAATTGAGTTCACAAAATCGATAATTCAAAATACACTATGTCACGATTTACGGTGCGATCCCAATTTTCGGGAAATGTCGCTCGTTGAAAGCGCGGGGCGTCCGTCCTGGGCGGATGGATTCCCACAGGGTAGCGACCCAAACCCCTGGGCGGAACTCCCGGTCGAAGGCCGCGCCGACCGGGATCGAACGATCCAAGCCCCCGGCACCGGGCCGGGGAACCCTTATTCCAACCCGCCGCGAGGAGGTTAAACCCGTTAGACGAAATAGCCAGTTTCCGGTCTCGATAACAAATATCGCAACAGCCAACAAGGTGATTCATATGCCCCATATCGTCTTATTCGAACATGAGAACTTCAGCGGCCGCCGGGTCGATATCAACCAATGTGGCTCCAGCCTGGGCCGCGACCATAACTTCAACGACAAAACCTCGTCCATCATCGTGGTGAGGGGAACCTGGCTGGTCTACGCCGACGGCGATTACAACGGCAAGTGCTGGGTCTTGAAACCCGGCGAATACCCCACGCCCGACACCTGGGGCGGCTCGCACGACAATATCTCCTCCCTGCGCCCGGTCCCCAAGGACAAAGGACTGCCCCTGGCCGTCCTGTTCGGCGATGGCGATTTCAATGGCCGCATGGTGTCCTTCACCGAAGCCAATGCCGATTTCCCTTACATCGGTTTCAACGACCAGGTGTCCTCGGCGATCATCGTGCGGGGCAACTGGTCGGCCTACCGGGATACCAATTTCAGCGGCCAGCGCTGGGCGCTCTCCGATAAGGGCGGTCCCAACCAAAATGGATTCTATTCCGGCCCGGACGGCTTTTTTGACAACGATGCCATTTCCTCGATAAGGCCGGATTCCGAAACGGCATAAACCTGCGGGTTCTTGGACAAACCCCACCGTCCGCCAAACCACCGGCGGGCGGTACAGACCCGACCGATCCCCTTTCAAATTCCACCCCGTATACCCGGAAATGGCCGCCCGGCACGCCCATGCGTCCTCCCCCCCGCCGGGTCGGCGGAAACGCCTGTTCGAACGCGCCACCCCCTTCGACGAGAAGAACCGTATCGGGCCTCAAGCGCCGGGGTTTGCCTGTTGTTCCAGCCGGGATAGGACCGGGCATGGCGGTGGGGGATTCGTTGCGGGGTGGGCGGGGGTTGATGGGGTTCGCCAAAGTGCGGGATTGCCGCGTATGGAATTGACGTGGGAGAATCGGCTGGGTTTTTTTTGGAGGGGGAATAAGCAGATTCAGCCCGCACGAGGTACGGCGGAATATAGGTATCCTAGAAGCCCTCAATACCCCATAGGGTTGATAGAGGCTGGCGTCATTACAGCCCCTTGGCCTTTGTCAACCGGCTCATCAATCCCACCATTAGTAGTATACTTGCCGACACCCATCCAGCCATCGGGCAAGCTACAACCTTATGATCGATAGCAACCCCACCCCAGAACCTTTGGAGCGCCGCCCGGAAGCTCGTGCATTCAAAATCGAAGACTTGCTTGCTGAGGTCAAGTTAGGACGGGTTCGCATCCCTTCCTTCCAGCGTGGGTTGAAATGGGAACGGGAAGATGCCAGCAAATTACTCGATAGCCTTTATCGCGGTTATCCGGTGGGAACCCTATTGTTTTGGGAAACCGAAGCGGAAGCGAGGGAAATGCAATTCGGCTCGATCAAAATTAGTGCCGGAGGCCGCAATGATGCGCTATGGGTGGTCGATGGCCAACAGCGCATCGTTTCCTTAGCTCGGGTACTCCTGTCAATCGAACCAGATACGGACGGCTTCGCCCTTTATTATGATCTCGATGCCCCTAAATTCATCGCGCCCCCGCCTCCATCCAAGCGCAGCGAAGACCCCACCCGCTGGCTACCCATGACCGAAGTTTTGGATTCCGAACGGCTCTTACAATGGCTATTTGAGAAAATGCCTGCCAGCAAGGAGCGCCGGGACAGGGCAATCCAGCTAGGAAAACGCATACGTGAATATGAAATACCTGCTTATATAGTACGAACCAATAATCAAGAAATTCTACGAGAGGTATTCAGCCGCACCAACGATTCCGGCAAGCGGCTTAAGGCATCCGAAGTGTTTGATGCCTTGCACGGCGCACGCTCTCAAAATCGCCCAGCAACCATTCCAGAAATTGTCTCCGATCTGGAAGCACTTGGTTTCGGTCGTGTCGAAGAAAAGCTTTTATACCGGCTTCTACGGGTTTTGCATGGGGTGGATGCCACAGTTAGGATAGGAGATGGAGCTTTGCGCCTCTCTGAAAAGGATGCCGAAAGTGCGTATCGGAAAACTGCGGAAGCCGCACGCTTAGTTATTCAGTTTTTCAAACAAGACGCCGGCATCCCTTTGTATGACTTATTACCATACAAACACCCATTTATCACTCTTGGGAAATTTTTCCATTACCATCCCACCCCACAACCCCGTTCACGCGAACTACTGGTGCGTTGGCTCTGGCGCGGCGCGCTAAATGGGACACATCAAGGAAATACCCTTTCAACTCAGCAGGCGCTAGAACGGATTGATGCGGAAAGCGAAGAAAAATCCATCCAGCGCTTATTGAAAGCAACGAAAGAAAGGCCAGGGAATATGCCAGATGTTAGCATACCCTTCAAATTCAACCATGCTGTTAGCAAACTACAAGCCCTTGCGTTAATCGATCTCGGGCCATGCAATCTAGAAACCGGGGCATTGCTACAACCGAACACGTTATTCGGCTTGGAAAGCCAAGAGTTACCTCTTCCCCAGATAATTACTTATATGGCTGGCGACCATGACCAATTGACGCGCTCCGCTGCGAACCGGTTAATCCATCCCGCAAAAAATAGAGGAGTGCGTCGGCTCCTAATGAATGTCGCCGATCAGGAAGTTCTGACCTCCCACGGTATTACAGAACCAACACTCCAAGCTTTACGTGAGGGCGATGCGACAAGATTTTTAGCGTTGCGTGCAGACTATCTCCGTCCCCATTTCCAGCAATTCTTCGACCGGCACGCCCGCTGGGACGAACCCGACCGCCCTTCCCTATCTGCGTTGGTAATATCGGACGAAGAGGAGGAAGACTGAATGGGATACACCAACACCCTGCGGGTGCTGTTGAACGATAAGGCTATCGGCACGCTAAGCCTGGATAAAACCGACGGTTGCGAATTCCGCCTATTGGAATCGTACAAAAACGCCTATCCGCGTCCGGTATTGGGCCAAATATTCCTGGATAACCTGAAAGCGGTCCATTACAGCCGCGCACGCGTACCGCCTTGGTTTTCCAACCTGCTACCGGAAGGGCCATTGCGCGAATTGGTGGCGAAACAAGCGGGCGTCCATTCCACCCGCGAATTCTTCCTGCTCCACCACCTAGGCGAAGATTTACCGGGAGCGGTGCGCGTCGTCGCCGATGACGCTTGGGCCGAGCCGGACGACACCGAAGAAAACATCCAACCCGAAAATACCGACGATTTCGGGCAATGGCATTTTTCGCTGGCCGGGGTCCAGCTCAAGTTTTCCGCCAACCGCAGCGAACGCGGCCTCACCATCCCGGCCAGTGGCCGTGGCGGCGATTGGATCGTGAAGCTGCCCGATGCCCGTTTTCCCAAGGTACCTGAAAACGAATATGCCACCCTGCTTTGGGCTAAGGAAAGCGGTATCCGAATCCCGGAAGTGGAGTTGGTGGATATCAGAGGAATCTCCGGCCTGCCTGAGCATATCGGTCTTGTGCGGGAACAATGGGCGCTGGCAATCCGCCGGTTCGACCGGCCCGACCTAAACCGGCGCATCCACATGGAGGATTTCGCCCAAATATTCGGCCTATATCCAGAGCAAAAATACAGCAAATACAATTACGAAACCCTAGGCAGCCTAATTTATTCGCTCACAGGGGAAATAGGCTTGGATGAATATATCCATCGACTTATTTTCATTATTATATCGGGCAACGCGGATGCTCACCATAAGAATTGGAGCCTCATTTATCCCGATGGCATTATGGCCGAACTCTCCCCGGCCTATGATTTGGTTTCGACCATCCAATATATTCCTAACGATAAACTAGCCTTGAACCTCGCCAAATCGAAGCGCTGGGAAGATATAAGCATGGATTCATTTCGTCGGATGGCCAGGAAACTCGGCGTAGAAGAAAGACATATGATGGCGATAGTTAGAGTCATCCTTGACGGTATCCGATCCGCCTGGGAGCGCTCGGCTAAAGAGTTTGGCTATGACTCCACCGCCCGCGAGATACTGGAACGGCATTTCAAGCGGATACCTTTGCTCGAAAGCCGTTCCTGAAGTATCCGCTAAGCCTCCCCCCAGCGCCGGTACAAAACCGGCAACATCACCAAAGTCAGCAGCGTGGAGGTACACAATCCCCCCACGCCCACCACCGCCAAGGGCCGCTGAATCTCCGACCCCGGCCCGGTCGCGAACAGCAACGGAATCAAGCCGAAGGCCGCGA includes:
- a CDS encoding DUF262 domain-containing protein, with protein sequence MIDSNPTPEPLERRPEARAFKIEDLLAEVKLGRVRIPSFQRGLKWEREDASKLLDSLYRGYPVGTLLFWETEAEAREMQFGSIKISAGGRNDALWVVDGQQRIVSLARVLLSIEPDTDGFALYYDLDAPKFIAPPPPSKRSEDPTRWLPMTEVLDSERLLQWLFEKMPASKERRDRAIQLGKRIREYEIPAYIVRTNNQEILREVFSRTNDSGKRLKASEVFDALHGARSQNRPATIPEIVSDLEALGFGRVEEKLLYRLLRVLHGVDATVRIGDGALRLSEKDAESAYRKTAEAARLVIQFFKQDAGIPLYDLLPYKHPFITLGKFFHYHPTPQPRSRELLVRWLWRGALNGTHQGNTLSTQQALERIDAESEEKSIQRLLKATKERPGNMPDVSIPFKFNHAVSKLQALALIDLGPCNLETGALLQPNTLFGLESQELPLPQIITYMAGDHDQLTRSAANRLIHPAKNRGVRRLLMNVADQEVLTSHGITEPTLQALREGDATRFLALRADYLRPHFQQFFDRHARWDEPDRPSLSALVISDEEEED
- a CDS encoding type II toxin-antitoxin system HipA family toxin encodes the protein MGYTNTLRVLLNDKAIGTLSLDKTDGCEFRLLESYKNAYPRPVLGQIFLDNLKAVHYSRARVPPWFSNLLPEGPLRELVAKQAGVHSTREFFLLHHLGEDLPGAVRVVADDAWAEPDDTEENIQPENTDDFGQWHFSLAGVQLKFSANRSERGLTIPASGRGGDWIVKLPDARFPKVPENEYATLLWAKESGIRIPEVELVDIRGISGLPEHIGLVREQWALAIRRFDRPDLNRRIHMEDFAQIFGLYPEQKYSKYNYETLGSLIYSLTGEIGLDEYIHRLIFIIISGNADAHHKNWSLIYPDGIMAELSPAYDLVSTIQYIPNDKLALNLAKSKRWEDISMDSFRRMARKLGVEERHMMAIVRVILDGIRSAWERSAKEFGYDSTAREILERHFKRIPLLESRS